The following are encoded together in the Xanthomonas vesicatoria ATCC 35937 genome:
- a CDS encoding glycosyltransferase, with amino-acid sequence MSMSLADARYLFNRVLGLIHRSVASMRTRGWRATWQRIRVHTQAPPVALGTPLWLPDAAPFAAFAVPHSAAPRVTVVIPVYNHIAHTLACLRALAAHPPQLEVEIIVVDDGSSDATAVELPQIAGLQYHLRASNGGFIAACNDGIALARGEYVVLLNNDTIPQPGWLDRLIDTFVAYPNAGLVGAQLVYPDGRLQESGGVVFGDGSAWSYGRFESADDPRYAYVRAMDYCSGAAIALPRALLLTTLGGLDRRYMPAYYEDTDLAFAVRAAGHQVLVQPASVVVHDEGTSNGTDTRTGVKAYQVRNQAVFAEKWQQALATQLPVGTVPGPAQLHRGQRQVLILDECVPQPDRDSGSLRQFNLIRLLREEGAHVVFVPTRREHAGRHTRALQQLGVEVWYAPFLDGIGSWLRTHGPRFAVVLLVRHHVAHACLPLLKQYAPQARTLFDTVDLHYLRERRGAELAGDANLLRSAERTRVRELEIMAATDVTLLVSAAEQAQLRADAPQIRTALLSNLHEVAGSGHSFAQRRDLVFVGGFRHPPNVDAVQWFISAIFPQVRAQLPDVEFHCIGADLPEALKLLADECPGVRLHGHVPDLVPFMDSARIAVAPLRFGAGVKGKINLSMAHGQPVVGTTCAVEGMHLRDGEDVCVADAADAFANAIVQLYQDAARWQTLADNGLRNVAEHFSLDAARATVRELFIAG; translated from the coding sequence ATGTCGATGTCCCTGGCCGATGCGCGCTATCTGTTCAATCGCGTGCTCGGCCTGATCCACCGCAGCGTGGCCAGCATGCGCACACGCGGGTGGCGTGCCACCTGGCAGCGCATTCGCGTGCACACCCAGGCACCGCCGGTCGCGCTCGGCACACCGCTATGGCTGCCCGATGCCGCGCCGTTTGCCGCATTTGCGGTGCCCCACAGCGCCGCGCCGCGCGTGACGGTGGTGATCCCGGTCTACAACCACATCGCCCATACCCTGGCCTGTCTGCGTGCGCTGGCTGCGCATCCGCCGCAGCTGGAGGTGGAGATCATCGTGGTGGACGACGGCAGCAGCGATGCCACGGCCGTGGAGCTGCCGCAGATTGCCGGCCTGCAGTACCACCTGCGCGCCAGCAACGGCGGCTTCATCGCTGCCTGCAACGACGGGATCGCGCTGGCACGGGGCGAGTACGTGGTATTGCTCAACAACGACACCATCCCGCAGCCCGGCTGGCTGGATCGGCTGATCGACACGTTTGTCGCGTATCCGAACGCCGGCCTGGTCGGCGCGCAACTGGTGTACCCGGACGGGCGCCTGCAGGAATCCGGCGGCGTGGTCTTCGGCGACGGCAGCGCCTGGAGCTACGGCCGCTTCGAGTCGGCCGACGACCCGCGTTATGCCTATGTCCGCGCGATGGACTACTGCTCGGGCGCGGCGATTGCGCTGCCGCGGGCGCTGTTGCTGACGACCCTGGGTGGGCTGGATCGGCGCTACATGCCCGCCTATTACGAAGACACCGACCTGGCCTTTGCGGTACGCGCCGCCGGGCATCAGGTCCTGGTGCAGCCGGCCAGCGTGGTGGTGCATGACGAAGGCACCAGCAACGGCACCGACACACGCACCGGGGTGAAGGCCTATCAGGTGCGCAATCAGGCCGTTTTCGCGGAAAAATGGCAGCAGGCGCTGGCGACGCAGTTGCCGGTCGGCACGGTGCCCGGCCCGGCGCAGCTGCATCGCGGGCAACGCCAGGTGCTGATCCTGGACGAATGCGTGCCGCAGCCGGATCGCGATTCCGGCTCGCTGCGGCAATTCAATCTGATCCGGCTGTTGCGCGAAGAAGGCGCGCATGTGGTGTTCGTGCCGACCCGGCGCGAACATGCCGGCCGCCACACCCGGGCGCTGCAGCAACTGGGCGTGGAGGTCTGGTACGCGCCGTTCCTGGACGGTATCGGCAGCTGGTTGCGCACGCACGGCCCGCGTTTTGCGGTGGTGCTGCTGGTGCGCCATCACGTTGCCCACGCCTGCCTGCCGCTGTTGAAGCAGTACGCCCCGCAGGCACGCACCCTGTTCGACACCGTCGACCTGCACTACCTGCGCGAGCGCCGCGGCGCCGAGCTCGCCGGCGATGCCAATCTGCTGCGCAGCGCCGAACGCACCCGGGTACGCGAGCTGGAGATCATGGCGGCCACCGACGTCACCCTGCTGGTGTCTGCCGCCGAACAGGCGCAACTGCGCGCGGATGCGCCGCAGATCCGCACCGCCCTGCTGTCCAACCTGCACGAGGTCGCCGGCAGCGGCCACAGCTTCGCGCAACGCCGCGATCTGGTGTTCGTGGGCGGCTTCCGGCATCCGCCCAACGTGGATGCGGTGCAGTGGTTCATCAGCGCGATTTTCCCGCAGGTACGCGCGCAGCTGCCGGACGTGGAATTTCATTGCATCGGTGCGGATCTGCCGGAGGCATTGAAGCTGCTTGCGGACGAATGCCCCGGCGTGCGCCTGCATGGCCATGTGCCGGATCTGGTGCCGTTCATGGACAGCGCGCGTATTGCGGTTGCCCCGTTGCGCTTCGGCGCCGGGGTCAAGGGCAAGATCAACTTGAGCATGGCGCATGGTCAACCGGTGGTCGGCACCACCTGCGCCGTGGAAGGCATGCATCTGCGCGATGGCGAGGATGTCTGCGTGGCCGACGCCGCCGACGCCTTTGCCAACGCCATCGTGCAGCTGTATCAGGATGCGGCGCGATGGCAGACGCTGGCCGACAACGGCCTGCGCAACGTGGCCGAACACTTCTCGCTGGACGCAGCGCGCGCAACCGTCCGCGAGTTGTTTATCGCCGGATGA